One genomic region from Frateuria soli encodes:
- a CDS encoding undecaprenyl-diphosphate phosphatase yields the protein MSDLIRVILLGIIEGITEFLPISSTGHLLIAEQLGLGQRSDLFNIGIQAGAILAVTLIYWKRLWQLLTQWRDPANRDYLAKLTVAFLITAVLGFIAVKLGFTLPDTVTPIAWALVIGGFWMIGAEAVAARRPDRREVTWTVAVLVGFAQMLAGIFPGTSRSAATIFAALLAGTSNRAAATEFAFLVGIPTMYAATGYELLKVVRNDGMAHEDWSALVVGFVVSAIVAFAAVKWLLGYIRTHRFTPFAIYRIALGVALLLWLPAGG from the coding sequence GTGAGCGACCTGATCCGCGTCATCCTGCTCGGCATCATCGAGGGCATCACCGAGTTCCTGCCGATCTCCTCGACCGGGCACCTGCTGATCGCCGAGCAACTGGGCCTGGGCCAGCGCTCGGACCTGTTCAACATCGGCATCCAGGCCGGCGCGATCCTGGCGGTGACGCTGATCTACTGGAAGCGCCTGTGGCAGTTGCTGACGCAGTGGCGTGATCCGGCCAACCGCGATTACCTGGCCAAGCTCACGGTGGCGTTCCTGATCACCGCGGTGCTCGGGTTCATCGCGGTAAAGCTCGGTTTCACGCTGCCCGATACGGTGACGCCGATCGCCTGGGCGCTGGTCATCGGCGGCTTCTGGATGATCGGCGCCGAGGCGGTGGCCGCGCGCCGCCCGGACCGGCGCGAGGTGACCTGGACGGTGGCGGTGCTGGTCGGCTTCGCACAGATGCTCGCCGGCATCTTTCCCGGCACCTCGCGCTCGGCCGCGACCATCTTCGCCGCACTGCTGGCCGGTACCAGCAACCGCGCCGCGGCGACCGAGTTCGCCTTCCTGGTCGGCATCCCGACCATGTACGCGGCGACCGGCTACGAGCTGCTGAAGGTGGTCAGGAACGATGGCATGGCGCACGAGGACTGGAGCGCGCTCGTGGTCGGCTTCGTGGTGTCGGCGATCGTCGCCTTCGCCGCGGTGAAGTGGCTGCTGGGCTACATCCGCACGCACCGCTTCACGCCGTTCGCGATCTACCGCATCGCCCTGGGCGTGGCCCTGCTGCTCTGGCTGCCGGCCGGCGGCTGA
- a CDS encoding CHASE3 domain-containing protein, translating to MAADKPPSLIRSRIMLAAGFVLLTALLAGAFVLAATRAQGIDQQQHIQAVRASLRSTMLTIQGAETGQRGYLLTGEKTYLAPYIRARGRLRTLLQTLDRQVSDPQRRRYLPELRALIAGKLAELAQTLSYYDRGEHAKATDLVRSNLGMQLMERIRTLLASMLADCDRSIAAQQARERLLSRWVLTGASASALAILGLAMLTLREMSRRHYIMVRARDELLAASEALRRSTERQAMLEEAVRQSRKMEALGALTGGMAHDFNNMLAVVMGNLELLKARLARGNHDVGRHVGYALEATRRAGELTQRLLAFARKQPLHAILVATDEVVANTTEVIRRTLGGIYSVELQQAPDLWKTRVDVTQLESTLINLAVNARDAMPGGGRLTVQTANVFLDEEFAGGRPDVARGAYVMIAVTDTGQGMAPEVRRKAFEPFFTTKAAGKGTGLGLSQVYGFIKQTGGHVDIESEVGRGTTIRVYLPRADGAAATGAARSERARDGMPRGDGATLILLVDDDIGVRVFTAEALTELGYRVLTASSGHEGLAVLDAHPRIDLLLTDVEMAQLTGWELADIARQVRPGLKVLLMTGFTRAATERFGERVAGAGLLRKPFTLEELAHRVHGLLSEGPDPPPATPLRA from the coding sequence ATGGCAGCAGACAAACCCCCGAGCCTGATCCGGTCGCGAATCATGCTGGCGGCGGGTTTCGTCCTGCTGACCGCGCTGCTGGCCGGGGCCTTCGTGCTGGCGGCGACGCGCGCGCAGGGGATCGACCAGCAGCAGCACATCCAGGCGGTGCGCGCGTCCCTGCGAAGCACGATGCTGACGATCCAGGGTGCCGAGACCGGACAGCGCGGCTACCTGCTGACCGGCGAGAAGACCTATCTGGCGCCCTATATCCGCGCGCGCGGCCGCTTGAGGACATTGCTGCAGACGCTCGACCGCCAGGTCTCGGACCCGCAACGGCGTCGCTACCTGCCCGAGCTGCGCGCATTGATCGCGGGCAAGCTGGCCGAGCTGGCGCAGACGCTCTCCTACTACGACCGTGGCGAACATGCGAAGGCGACAGACCTGGTCCGGTCCAACCTGGGCATGCAGCTGATGGAGCGCATCCGCACCCTGCTGGCCTCGATGCTGGCCGACTGCGACCGCAGCATCGCCGCCCAGCAGGCAAGGGAGCGCCTGCTCTCGCGCTGGGTGCTGACCGGCGCGTCGGCGTCCGCGCTGGCGATCCTGGGGCTGGCGATGCTGACCCTGCGCGAGATGTCCCGCCGCCACTACATCATGGTGCGCGCCCGGGACGAACTGCTCGCTGCGAGCGAGGCGCTGCGGCGAAGCACCGAACGCCAGGCGATGCTGGAAGAGGCCGTGCGCCAGTCGCGCAAGATGGAGGCGCTGGGCGCGCTGACCGGCGGCATGGCGCACGACTTCAACAACATGCTCGCGGTGGTGATGGGCAACCTGGAGCTGCTGAAGGCGCGCCTGGCCCGGGGCAACCACGATGTCGGGCGCCACGTCGGCTACGCGCTGGAAGCAACGCGACGTGCCGGCGAACTCACCCAGCGGCTGCTGGCCTTTGCGCGCAAGCAGCCGCTGCACGCGATACTGGTGGCGACGGACGAGGTGGTGGCCAATACCACCGAAGTGATCCGCCGCACGCTCGGCGGCATCTACAGCGTGGAGCTGCAACAGGCACCGGACCTGTGGAAGACCCGGGTGGACGTGACCCAGCTGGAAAGCACGCTGATCAACCTGGCCGTGAACGCGCGTGACGCCATGCCCGGCGGCGGGCGCCTGACCGTGCAGACGGCCAACGTGTTCCTCGACGAAGAGTTCGCCGGCGGCCGGCCCGACGTGGCCCGCGGGGCCTACGTGATGATTGCGGTGACCGACACCGGCCAGGGCATGGCGCCCGAGGTCCGGCGCAAGGCCTTCGAACCATTCTTCACCACCAAGGCGGCAGGCAAGGGCACCGGCCTGGGGCTGAGCCAGGTGTACGGCTTCATCAAGCAGACCGGCGGGCACGTGGACATCGAGAGCGAGGTCGGCAGGGGCACCACGATCCGCGTTTACCTGCCGCGCGCCGACGGTGCCGCCGCGACCGGCGCGGCGCGGTCCGAACGAGCGCGCGACGGCATGCCGCGCGGCGACGGCGCCACCCTGATCCTGCTGGTCGACGACGACATCGGCGTGCGCGTATTCACGGCCGAGGCGCTGACCGAGCTGGGGTACCGCGTGCTGACCGCATCCAGCGGCCACGAGGGGCTGGCCGTGCTCGATGCCCACCCGCGGATCGACCTGTTGCTCACCGACGTGGAGATGGCGCAGCTCACCGGCTGGGAACTGGCCGATATCGCGCGGCAGGTGCGGCCGGGCCTGAAGGTACTGCTGATGACCGGCTTCACCCGCGCGGCCACCGAGCGCTTCGGCGAGCGTGTCGCCGGCGCCGGGTTGCTGCGCAAACCGTTCACGCTGGAGGAGCTGGCCCATCGCGTGCATGGCTTGCTCTCGGAAGGCCCTGACCCGCCGCCGGCCACCCCTCTCCGGGCATGA
- a CDS encoding LysR family transcriptional regulator codes for MEDFAAISAFVRVVEAKSFAAAAAQLGMTPSGVSRAVSRLEERLGARLLFRSTRSLRLTDDGAVFHARCKDILADLAEATEALGYANRKPVGKLRVAVSLAVGRAALIPRLAEFEQRYPDIRLELSMSDLPADLNGEGIDCAIRVGELEDSSLIARKIGYLRNVVCASPAYLARYGAPQTIDDLKQHRCINYVYPNGRPRQWMFDGANGPIAVDVEGHLLINDAESVIQAVAAGLGITQAPHMMVACMLDWGKLQLVMADTRSTGKPVWIVYPQKKHLSARVQAFIEWVRELFERTNEPQFRAPLPGGTTRQGAPAAAA; via the coding sequence ATGGAAGACTTCGCAGCAATTTCAGCCTTTGTCCGCGTAGTCGAGGCCAAGAGCTTCGCTGCCGCCGCCGCGCAACTGGGCATGACGCCCTCGGGCGTCAGCCGCGCCGTATCCCGGCTGGAGGAGCGCCTGGGCGCGCGCCTGTTGTTCCGTTCGACCCGCTCGCTGCGGCTGACCGACGACGGCGCCGTTTTCCACGCCCGCTGCAAGGACATCCTGGCCGACCTCGCCGAAGCGACCGAGGCGCTGGGCTACGCCAACCGCAAGCCGGTGGGCAAGCTGCGCGTGGCTGTGTCGCTGGCGGTGGGACGTGCCGCGCTGATCCCGCGCCTGGCCGAGTTCGAGCAGCGCTACCCGGACATCCGGCTGGAACTGTCGATGAGCGACCTGCCGGCGGATCTCAACGGCGAGGGCATCGACTGCGCGATCCGCGTGGGCGAGCTGGAAGACTCCAGCCTGATCGCCCGCAAGATCGGCTACCTGCGCAACGTGGTGTGTGCCTCGCCGGCCTACCTGGCGCGCTACGGCGCGCCGCAGACCATCGACGACCTCAAGCAGCACCGCTGCATCAACTATGTCTATCCCAACGGCCGCCCGCGGCAATGGATGTTCGACGGGGCCAACGGTCCGATCGCGGTGGACGTCGAGGGCCACCTGCTGATCAACGATGCCGAATCGGTGATCCAGGCGGTGGCCGCGGGCCTGGGGATCACCCAGGCTCCGCACATGATGGTCGCCTGCATGCTCGACTGGGGAAAACTGCAGCTGGTGATGGCCGATACCCGCTCCACCGGCAAGCCGGTGTGGATCGTCTACCCGCAGAAGAAGCACCTGTCCGCGCGCGTGCAGGCCTTCATCGAATGGGTGCGCGAGCTGTTCGAGCGGACCAACGAGCCGCAGTTCCGGGCGCCGCTGCCGGGGGGAACGACCAGGCAGGGCGCGCCCGCCGCGGCCGCCTGA
- a CDS encoding two-component system sensor histidine kinase NtrB, protein MDEADWRAWAEQATTGLALVDAQLRLAWLNPALAEVLDLGPRRAIGQPLAALLGEPAVATQAARARAEQRTVQWRDLRLGAPERRLDVSLQPLDAGCLLLEVHVLAPPVAENSPVSASLRGLAHEVKNPLAGLRGAAQLLQRRVGEADLKALAGMVIAEADRLAVLADRLLCPTAAPPCESLNLHAVLERVVALLEAEPVPLAIRQDYDPSLPELRGDADRLQQLLLNLARNAREAGARHLILRTRAEHGVRVGERVLRTALRLDVIDDGAGVPLSVRDTLFEPLVSGRAEGSGLGLALAREIAHEHGGELRHAGVAGATTFTLWLPLEHG, encoded by the coding sequence ATGGACGAAGCCGACTGGCGCGCATGGGCGGAGCAGGCGACGACCGGGTTGGCCCTGGTCGATGCGCAGCTACGCCTGGCCTGGCTGAACCCGGCCCTGGCCGAAGTGCTGGATCTGGGACCGCGGCGCGCCATCGGCCAGCCGCTGGCGGCGTTGCTGGGCGAGCCGGCGGTGGCGACGCAGGCGGCGCGCGCGCGCGCCGAGCAGCGCACCGTGCAATGGCGCGACCTGCGCCTGGGCGCACCGGAGCGGCGCCTGGACGTGTCGCTGCAGCCGCTCGATGCCGGGTGCCTGCTGCTGGAGGTGCATGTGCTGGCGCCGCCGGTGGCCGAAAACTCCCCGGTATCGGCCAGCCTGCGCGGCCTCGCGCACGAGGTGAAGAATCCCCTGGCCGGCCTGCGCGGTGCGGCGCAGCTGTTGCAGCGACGCGTCGGCGAGGCCGATCTGAAGGCGCTGGCCGGCATGGTGATCGCCGAAGCCGATCGCCTGGCGGTGCTGGCCGACCGCCTGCTATGCCCCACCGCCGCGCCGCCGTGCGAGTCGCTCAACCTCCACGCGGTACTGGAGCGGGTGGTCGCGCTGCTGGAGGCCGAGCCTGTGCCGCTGGCGATCCGGCAGGACTACGACCCGAGCCTGCCGGAGCTCCGCGGCGACGCCGACCGCCTGCAGCAACTGCTGCTCAACCTGGCGCGCAACGCACGCGAGGCGGGAGCCCGTCACCTGATCCTGCGCACGCGGGCCGAACACGGCGTGCGCGTGGGCGAGCGCGTACTGCGTACGGCACTGCGTCTGGACGTGATCGACGATGGTGCGGGTGTGCCGCTGTCGGTGCGCGACACCCTGTTCGAGCCGCTGGTGTCCGGTCGCGCGGAAGGCAGTGGCCTGGGGCTGGCGCTGGCACGCGAGATCGCGCACGAGCATGGTGGCGAGTTGCGCCATGCCGGCGTGGCGGGCGCCACCACCTTCACCCTGTGGCTGCCGCTGGAGCACGGATGA
- a CDS encoding energy transducer TonB, with amino-acid sequence MALLAGLVLPGWAAHAADGQIVRTYHLQAGLDVDAAGQVTRVDLPGEIPAVLGAPARESIKRWRFKPPVRGGRTVTARTYAWVDLLLVRHPDGNHGVDVSYVKNGPALALRPPRWPMVQGGGRLTMAAVVQPDGSLTDIKVVASAFSSPIARRQFALAVEEAIRHSHALPEQVDGKPIATRVQIPVAFERHDAPSTARADRPTDQPTVPAPDDLSGQAVALDSPVQPRAAGPRG; translated from the coding sequence GTGGCACTGTTGGCCGGGCTCGTGTTGCCCGGATGGGCGGCACACGCGGCCGACGGCCAGATCGTGCGGACGTACCATCTGCAGGCCGGGCTGGACGTCGATGCGGCCGGGCAGGTGACCCGCGTCGATCTGCCCGGGGAGATCCCGGCAGTGTTGGGCGCACCCGCCCGGGAGTCGATCAAGCGCTGGCGTTTCAAGCCGCCCGTGCGTGGCGGACGTACCGTCACGGCCCGCACCTACGCATGGGTCGACCTGCTACTGGTCAGACATCCGGACGGCAACCACGGCGTGGACGTGTCCTACGTCAAGAACGGCCCGGCACTGGCGCTTCGGCCGCCCCGATGGCCCATGGTGCAGGGCGGCGGACGCCTGACGATGGCTGCCGTGGTGCAACCGGATGGGAGCCTGACCGACATCAAGGTGGTCGCCTCCGCGTTCAGCAGCCCGATCGCAAGAAGGCAGTTCGCACTGGCGGTGGAAGAGGCGATACGTCACAGCCACGCGCTGCCCGAGCAGGTCGATGGCAAACCGATCGCCACTCGCGTGCAGATCCCGGTCGCCTTCGAGAGGCATGATGCGCCGAGCACTGCCAGGGCCGACCGGCCAACGGATCAACCCACCGTCCCGGCCCCCGATGATCTATCGGGCCAGGCCGTCGCACTGGACAGTCCGGTGCAGCCGCGGGCGGCCGGACCCCGCGGTTGA
- the glnA gene encoding type I glutamate--ammonia ligase yields the protein MTAQKVLDLIAEHDVEFVDLRFADMLGKHHHVTFPAHAIDESTFEDGKMFDGSSIPGWKGINESDMVLLPDPDTAHLDPFSAHTQLILHCDVLEPSTMQAYGRDPRSIAKRGEAFLKSTGIADTAFFGPEPEFFIFDSVRWQNDMGRVFYEIGSEEAAWSSRYKYDGQNTGHRPGVKGGYFPVSPVDSLGDLRADMCKVLESLGQVVEVHHHEVANAGQCEIGVKFNTLVKKADELMTMKYVIKNVAHQNGKTVTFMPKPIVGDNGSGMHVHQSLAKDGQNLFAGELYGGLSQMALWYIGGIFKHAKAINAFANSTTNSYKRLVPGFEAPVMLAYSARNRSASCRIPYVSSPKGRRIEVRFPDPMNSGYLVFTALMMAGLDGIINKIDPGAPADKDLYDLPPEEEKNIPQVCASLDEALNALDKDREFLKAGGVFTDDFIDAYIEVKMKEVTAYRASTHPLEFQMYYAI from the coding sequence ATGACCGCCCAGAAAGTGCTCGACCTGATTGCCGAACACGACGTCGAGTTCGTCGACCTGCGTTTCGCCGACATGCTCGGCAAGCACCACCACGTCACCTTCCCGGCGCACGCCATCGACGAGTCGACCTTCGAGGACGGCAAGATGTTCGACGGTTCCTCGATCCCGGGCTGGAAGGGCATCAACGAGTCGGACATGGTGCTGCTGCCCGATCCGGACACCGCGCACCTGGATCCGTTCTCCGCGCACACGCAGCTGATCCTGCACTGCGACGTGCTCGAACCGTCGACCATGCAGGCCTATGGTCGCGACCCGCGCTCGATCGCCAAGCGCGGCGAGGCATTCCTCAAGTCCACCGGCATCGCCGACACCGCCTTCTTCGGGCCGGAGCCGGAGTTCTTCATCTTCGATTCGGTGCGCTGGCAGAACGACATGGGCCGCGTGTTCTACGAGATCGGCTCCGAAGAGGCGGCGTGGAGCTCGCGCTACAAGTACGACGGCCAGAACACCGGCCACCGCCCGGGCGTGAAGGGCGGCTACTTCCCGGTCTCGCCGGTCGATTCGCTGGGCGACCTGCGCGCGGACATGTGCAAGGTGCTCGAGTCGCTCGGCCAGGTGGTCGAGGTGCACCACCACGAAGTGGCCAACGCGGGCCAGTGCGAGATCGGCGTCAAGTTCAACACGCTGGTGAAGAAGGCCGACGAGCTGATGACCATGAAGTACGTCATCAAGAACGTGGCGCACCAGAACGGCAAGACCGTGACCTTCATGCCCAAGCCTATCGTCGGCGACAACGGCTCGGGCATGCACGTGCACCAGTCGCTGGCCAAGGACGGGCAGAACCTGTTCGCCGGCGAGCTGTACGGCGGCCTGTCGCAGATGGCGCTGTGGTACATCGGCGGCATCTTCAAGCATGCCAAGGCGATCAACGCCTTCGCCAACTCCACCACCAACAGCTACAAGCGCCTGGTGCCGGGCTTCGAGGCGCCGGTGATGCTGGCCTACTCGGCGCGCAACCGCTCGGCGAGCTGCCGCATCCCGTACGTGTCCAGCCCCAAGGGCCGCCGCATCGAGGTGCGCTTCCCCGACCCGATGAACTCCGGCTATCTCGTGTTCACCGCGCTGATGATGGCTGGCCTGGACGGCATCATCAACAAGATCGACCCGGGCGCGCCGGCCGACAAGGACCTCTACGACCTGCCGCCGGAAGAGGAGAAGAACATTCCGCAGGTGTGCGCGAGCCTGGACGAGGCGCTCAACGCGCTGGACAAGGACCGCGAGTTCCTGAAGGCCGGCGGCGTGTTCACCGACGACTTCATCGACGCCTACATCGAGGTGAAGATGAAGGAGGTCACCGCCTATCGCGCCAGCACGCATCCGCTGGAGTTCCAGATGTACTACGCGATCTGA
- a CDS encoding energy transducer TonB, which produces MKSTTRVHAAALAAGAKSTGPRTGLAGRTAAWALCALLAAGAVAVRAAAADAQVAREYRATAALDIGTDGNITAVQLSGEVPETLAGPARATISQWHFKPPVRDGHAVTARTYARLALQVVRQADGNYRLRAVYRSNGPALSFPVLPEYPRNELRQRGQGTVVMEAIVHPDGTLTDIHAASHRINHPNARAFITSAEAVMRHVVAQPELVDGQPVATRIQVPFVYALRSISRSEALSRLAGRETAPVASADFSPIGEPVALDSPAQPVAGPPG; this is translated from the coding sequence ATGAAATCGACGACACGGGTGCACGCAGCCGCGCTTGCCGCGGGTGCGAAGAGCACAGGCCCGCGTACCGGGCTGGCAGGCAGGACGGCGGCGTGGGCGCTGTGCGCGCTGCTCGCGGCCGGCGCCGTGGCGGTGCGCGCCGCGGCGGCCGACGCGCAGGTCGCGCGCGAATACCGGGCCACGGCGGCGCTCGATATCGGGACCGATGGCAACATCACCGCGGTCCAGCTCTCCGGCGAGGTTCCCGAAACGCTCGCGGGGCCGGCAAGGGCGACCATTTCGCAATGGCACTTCAAGCCACCCGTGCGTGACGGCCATGCCGTGACGGCGCGCACCTACGCGCGGCTCGCGCTGCAGGTCGTGCGCCAGGCGGACGGCAACTACAGGCTGCGTGCGGTGTACAGATCGAATGGGCCTGCTCTCTCCTTTCCGGTACTTCCCGAGTACCCGCGAAACGAGCTGCGCCAGCGTGGCCAGGGAACCGTCGTGATGGAGGCGATCGTGCACCCGGATGGCACATTGACCGACATCCACGCAGCCAGCCACCGCATCAACCACCCGAACGCCCGGGCGTTCATAACCTCCGCCGAGGCGGTGATGCGGCATGTCGTGGCGCAGCCCGAGCTGGTCGACGGGCAACCGGTGGCGACGCGAATCCAGGTGCCGTTCGTCTATGCGTTGCGCAGCATCAGTCGCAGCGAGGCGCTTTCGAGGCTGGCTGGCAGGGAAACGGCTCCCGTCGCGTCCGCTGATTTCAGCCCGATCGGTGAGCCGGTCGCGCTGGACAGCCCGGCCCAGCCGGTCGCGGGGCCGCCGGGCTGA
- a CDS encoding DUF2235 domain-containing protein, producing MTQLTVCCDGTWSTLEHTDQGLPAPTNVARLYNAAVKDEQQLAYYHPGVGTNGGWLDRVVGGGTGAGLDRNIMSAYQWLALRYREGDRIFLFGFSRGAYTVRSLGGLLVHSGLLDLSDAALAPAEVWSRVQRVFDAYRSGKPFDNPDGWAFHGARPGQPTAGTVGVHFMGVWDTVGALGIPLELSVLRFIGDPRRYQFHDTRISLMIANARHAVAMDERRADFVPTLWTNIRRPDKVHQVWFPGVHGDVGGGYAQTGLSDIALAWMLDEAAACGLRLRGNTRAQLRPDPQGVLHDSRQGLFKLGRNRPRAVPRVAAGSVQAGRMHPDALVRQADPPLAQDAYWPTRLLGPGERATIDVFASKHWNATALYLEAGVAYRFAASGEWVDAGAKFSPAGGEMNSHHASDIARLAASALGSVEHAFNLATHADSDFWFTRRLERAPWCALAGFVANGEGDERGETFVIGGGCRFTPAASGYLYAYANDAWQAYANNHGSVALTVERP from the coding sequence ATGACCCAACTGACCGTTTGCTGCGATGGCACGTGGAGCACCCTGGAACACACGGACCAGGGCCTCCCCGCACCCACCAACGTGGCCAGGCTCTACAACGCGGCGGTGAAGGACGAGCAGCAGCTGGCCTACTACCACCCCGGCGTGGGCACCAACGGCGGCTGGCTTGATCGCGTGGTCGGCGGCGGCACCGGCGCCGGACTGGACCGCAACATCATGAGCGCCTACCAGTGGCTGGCCCTGCGCTACCGCGAGGGCGACCGCATCTTTCTGTTCGGCTTCAGCCGCGGCGCCTACACCGTGCGCAGCCTGGGCGGGCTGCTTGTGCACAGCGGCCTGCTGGACCTGTCCGACGCGGCGCTGGCCCCGGCCGAGGTGTGGTCGCGCGTGCAGCGCGTGTTCGATGCCTACCGCTCCGGCAAGCCATTCGACAATCCGGACGGATGGGCCTTCCACGGTGCACGACCCGGGCAGCCCACCGCGGGCACCGTCGGCGTGCACTTCATGGGCGTGTGGGACACCGTGGGCGCGCTGGGCATCCCGTTGGAGCTGTCGGTGCTGCGCTTCATCGGCGATCCGCGCCGCTACCAGTTCCACGACACCCGGATCAGCCTGATGATCGCCAACGCCCGCCACGCGGTGGCGATGGACGAGCGCCGCGCGGACTTCGTGCCGACGCTGTGGACGAACATCCGGCGCCCGGACAAGGTGCACCAGGTGTGGTTTCCCGGCGTGCACGGCGACGTGGGCGGCGGTTACGCGCAGACCGGGCTGTCCGACATCGCGCTGGCATGGATGCTCGACGAGGCCGCGGCCTGTGGCCTGCGGCTGCGCGGGAACACGCGCGCGCAGCTGCGGCCCGATCCGCAAGGTGTGCTGCACGATTCCCGACAGGGCCTGTTCAAGCTCGGCCGCAACCGGCCGCGCGCGGTGCCCCGCGTGGCCGCCGGCAGCGTGCAGGCCGGCCGGATGCATCCGGATGCGCTGGTGCGCCAGGCCGATCCGCCGCTCGCGCAGGACGCGTACTGGCCCACCCGGCTGCTCGGCCCGGGCGAACGCGCCACGATCGACGTGTTCGCATCGAAGCACTGGAACGCGACTGCGCTCTATCTGGAAGCGGGCGTGGCCTACCGCTTCGCCGCATCGGGCGAATGGGTCGACGCAGGCGCGAAGTTCTCGCCCGCCGGCGGCGAGATGAACAGCCACCACGCCTCCGACATCGCGCGCCTGGCGGCGTCCGCGCTGGGCTCGGTGGAACATGCGTTCAATCTTGCGACGCACGCCGACAGCGACTTCTGGTTTACCCGCCGGCTGGAGCGGGCGCCGTGGTGCGCGCTCGCCGGTTTCGTCGCCAACGGCGAAGGGGACGAACGGGGCGAGACCTTCGTCATCGGCGGAGGCTGCCGCTTCACCCCGGCCGCCAGCGGCTACCTCTACGCCTACGCCAACGACGCCTGGCAGGCCTACGCCAACAACCACGGCAGCGTGGCGCTGACGGTCGAGCGACCCTGA
- a CDS encoding efflux RND transporter periplasmic adaptor subunit, with translation MKKRWVLLSLAVAVAAGSWAVLGSHGQSHAQEAGAPPPAVTVAQTLVRPVSDTDAFTGRLQAVDTVQVHPRVSGYVTAVHFTEGARVRKGELLFTIDPRPYQAEVNRLAATLEQARAEQKLAESNAGRAKKLLAQHAISTQEADRLATAAASARAQASATGAALEAARLDRGFTEVRAPIDGRVSNARITAGNLVTPADVLTSVVSVDPMYAYFTIDEHAYLKLDQLRRERGVAPQVAMGLVDEEGYPHAGRIDFVDNQLDADSGTMRLRAVFDNDDGRYTPGLYVRLELRTPSRQPRALIDERAVGTDLGNKFVYVLEPDHKVAYRKVTLGPLVDGLRVVTKGLSAKDVVVVNGLQHVRPGMQVSPTLVAMESRGLGADGRLAGADAGGSRKVASRN, from the coding sequence ATGAAAAAGCGATGGGTCCTCTTGAGCCTGGCCGTGGCGGTGGCGGCAGGCAGCTGGGCGGTGCTCGGCAGCCACGGCCAGAGCCACGCGCAGGAAGCCGGTGCGCCGCCGCCCGCGGTCACCGTGGCGCAGACGCTGGTGCGCCCGGTCAGCGACACCGACGCCTTCACCGGCCGCCTGCAGGCAGTGGACACCGTCCAGGTGCATCCGCGCGTGAGCGGGTACGTCACTGCCGTGCACTTCACCGAAGGCGCGCGGGTGCGCAAGGGCGAACTGCTGTTCACCATCGATCCGCGGCCCTATCAGGCCGAGGTGAATCGCCTCGCGGCCACGCTGGAGCAGGCGCGCGCCGAACAGAAGCTGGCCGAATCCAATGCCGGGCGCGCGAAGAAGCTGCTGGCGCAGCACGCGATCTCCACCCAGGAGGCCGACCGCCTGGCGACCGCGGCGGCCAGCGCCAGGGCGCAGGCCTCGGCCACCGGCGCGGCACTGGAAGCGGCCCGGCTGGACCGCGGCTTCACCGAGGTGCGCGCGCCGATCGACGGCCGCGTCAGCAATGCGCGAATCACCGCCGGCAACCTGGTGACGCCGGCCGACGTGCTGACCAGCGTGGTCAGCGTCGACCCGATGTATGCCTACTTCACCATCGACGAGCACGCGTATCTGAAGCTCGACCAGCTGCGCCGCGAGCGTGGCGTCGCCCCGCAGGTGGCGATGGGGCTGGTGGACGAGGAGGGTTATCCGCACGCCGGCCGCATCGACTTCGTCGACAACCAGCTCGATGCCGACAGCGGCACGATGCGCCTGCGCGCGGTGTTCGACAACGACGACGGCCGCTACACGCCGGGCCTCTACGTGCGACTGGAACTGCGCACGCCCAGCCGCCAGCCGCGCGCGCTGATCGACGAGCGCGCGGTCGGCACGGACCTGGGCAACAAGTTCGTCTACGTGCTCGAGCCCGACCACAAGGTGGCCTACCGCAAGGTCACGCTGGGGCCGCTGGTCGACGGGCTGCGCGTGGTCACGAAGGGCCTCTCCGCCAAGGACGTGGTGGTGGTCAACGGCTTGCAGCACGTGCGTCCGGGGATGCAGGTCAGCCCCACGCTGGTGGCGATGGAGAGCCGCGGCCTGGGCGCCGATGGCCGGTTGGCCGGCGCCGACGCTGGCGGCAGCCGCAAGGTCGCCTCGCGCAACTGA